In a single window of the Helicobacter felis ATCC 49179 genome:
- the panC gene encoding pantoate--beta-alanine ligase, translating to MQVCTKASQLASFWGQKIGFVPTMGALHPGHASLIEQARAQNDVVVVSIFVNPTQFGPNEDYQAYPRTLQADLKLCESLGVDVLFTPDSAQIYPFGVPERITLQPPASLLGFEADMRPKHFDGVLQVVLKLFNLVRPKRAYFGQKDAQQLLIIQRMVADLFLDIEIMPCPIVRDHDGLALSSRNVYLSSEERVSALKLPQALNTIQKAIARGERDSAKLINLGLEVLQGLKVHYLSVCDRQLVPLSQIEANQTLILAAVQVGRVRLLDNLWV from the coding sequence ATGCAAGTATGCACTAAGGCTAGCCAACTTGCCTCCTTTTGGGGGCAAAAAATCGGCTTTGTGCCTACGATGGGCGCACTGCACCCCGGGCATGCTAGCTTGATTGAGCAAGCCAGAGCGCAAAATGATGTGGTGGTGGTGTCTATCTTTGTCAATCCGACCCAGTTTGGCCCCAATGAGGATTACCAAGCCTACCCTAGAACTCTGCAAGCAGATTTAAAGCTTTGCGAGAGTTTGGGCGTAGATGTGCTCTTTACTCCAGACTCCGCACAAATTTACCCCTTTGGTGTGCCAGAGAGAATCACCCTCCAACCTCCCGCCTCTCTGTTAGGCTTTGAGGCAGATATGCGCCCTAAGCATTTTGATGGGGTGTTGCAGGTGGTGCTCAAACTCTTTAATCTCGTGCGCCCTAAACGGGCGTATTTTGGGCAAAAAGATGCCCAACAACTCCTCATCATCCAACGCATGGTCGCCGATCTCTTTTTAGATATAGAGATTATGCCCTGCCCCATCGTGCGCGATCATGATGGTTTAGCCCTAAGTTCGCGCAATGTGTATTTAAGCTCTGAGGAGCGAGTAAGCGCGCTCAAACTTCCCCAAGCCTTAAACACCATACAAAAGGCGATCGCACGAGGAGAGCGCGATAGCGCGAAACTCATAAATTTAGGCTTAGAAGTGTTGCAAGGGCTCAAGGTGCATTATTTGAGTGTGTGCGATCGCCAGTTAGTCCCTTTAAGTCAAATTGAAGCTAATCAAACTTTGATCTTGGCTGCGGTGCAAGTGGGACGGGTGCG
- the pyrF gene encoding orotidine-5'-phosphate decarboxylase, whose amino-acid sequence MQLCLALDLSEKKACLDLLAQLRGLELWIKLGLRGFVREGPQFVQEIQNMGFKVFLDLKLHDINYTMQEAALECAKLGVEMITLHASAGESALKSVVEKMRALSRAPLLMGVTILTSLDSQEVEQVYHAPLQTQALHLAQLCFKSGLDGVVCSVLESLAIKQATKADFLTLTPGIRPNLQDSQDQKRVGTIQDALQARADFIVVGRPIYNHPKPAEFVAQILEQIGGLHASMH is encoded by the coding sequence ATGCAACTCTGTTTGGCGCTGGATTTGAGCGAAAAAAAGGCGTGTTTAGATTTATTAGCACAACTTCGGGGCTTAGAACTTTGGATCAAATTAGGTTTAAGGGGTTTTGTGCGTGAAGGTCCTCAATTCGTGCAAGAAATCCAAAACATGGGCTTTAAGGTGTTCCTAGATTTGAAATTGCATGACATCAACTACACCATGCAGGAAGCCGCGCTAGAATGCGCTAAATTGGGTGTAGAGATGATCACCTTGCACGCGAGCGCAGGAGAGAGCGCGTTGAAAAGCGTGGTGGAAAAAATGCGCGCTTTGAGCCGTGCGCCCTTGCTCATGGGGGTTACTATTCTAACTAGCCTAGACTCACAAGAGGTGGAGCAAGTCTATCACGCCCCCTTGCAGACTCAAGCCCTGCACTTGGCACAACTTTGTTTTAAAAGCGGGCTAGATGGGGTGGTCTGCTCGGTGTTAGAGAGTCTAGCCATCAAGCAAGCCACCAAAGCAGACTTTTTAACCTTGACCCCGGGCATTCGCCCCAATTTGCAAGATAGCCAAGATCAAAAGCGTGTGGGCACCATTCAAGACGCCTTACAAGCGAGGGCGGATTTTATCGTGGTGGGCCGTCCCATTTACAACCACCCCAAACCGGCAGAGTTTGTAGCCCAAATTTTAGAACAAATAGGAGGTTTGCATGCAAGTATGCACTAA
- the kdsA gene encoding 3-deoxy-8-phosphooctulonate synthase, translated as MPTLESIAQALKPLADDPRIDFYFKASFDKANRTSLESYRGPGLQKGLEMLDHIKSKFGYKLLTDIHESTQAGAVAEVVDVLQIPAFLCRQTDLIVAAAKTKRTLNIKKGQFMHPKDMQYSALKALNTRAKQAYKTPNYEACLEHGIYLCERGASFGYGNLVVDMRSLVIMRAFAPVIFDATHSVQMPGGAQGKSGGDSSFVPCLARASAAVGVDGFFMETHLSPENALSDGPNMIPTAQLAPLVEDLLTLQACLQHH; from the coding sequence ATGCCCACCCTAGAATCTATCGCCCAAGCTTTAAAACCTCTAGCAGATGACCCGCGCATTGATTTTTACTTTAAAGCCAGTTTTGATAAGGCAAATCGTACCAGTTTAGAGAGTTATCGCGGTCCGGGTTTGCAAAAGGGCTTAGAGATGCTCGATCACATTAAGAGTAAATTTGGCTACAAACTCTTAACCGACATCCACGAGAGCACGCAGGCTGGGGCGGTGGCTGAGGTGGTGGATGTTTTGCAAATCCCAGCGTTTTTATGCCGTCAAACCGATTTGATTGTGGCAGCCGCTAAGACTAAACGCACCCTTAATATCAAAAAAGGGCAGTTTATGCACCCCAAAGACATGCAATATAGCGCGCTTAAGGCTTTGAACACCCGCGCCAAGCAAGCCTACAAAACCCCCAACTATGAAGCCTGTTTAGAACATGGGATTTATTTATGCGAGCGGGGGGCGAGTTTTGGGTATGGGAATTTGGTGGTGGATATGCGCTCTCTAGTTATCATGCGCGCTTTTGCGCCCGTGATCTTTGATGCCACTCATAGCGTGCAGATGCCCGGGGGCGCGCAGGGCAAGAGCGGAGGAGATAGCTCTTTTGTGCCTTGTTTGGCGCGCGCAAGCGCAGCCGTGGGCGTAGATGGCTTTTTTATGGAAACGCATTTGAGCCCAGAAAACGCCTTGAGCGATGGGCCTAATATGATCCCCACCGCACAATTAGCCCCCCTAGTGGAGGATTTACTGACCTTGCAAGCGTGCCTACAACATCACTAA
- the ribH gene encoding 6,7-dimethyl-8-ribityllumazine synthase codes for MAEFKNIEGKLCLKGEEKVAILASRFNHLVSDRLVEGALDNFKRHGGNLAHLSVVRVPGAYELPFVLDRLLCSKNYDGVCVLGAVIRGATPHFDYVSAEATKGIANTTLKYGLPVSFGLLTTDSIEQALERAGTKAGNKGFEAMQTLIELLNLYPQI; via the coding sequence ATGGCGGAATTTAAAAATATTGAGGGCAAGTTATGCCTTAAGGGGGAGGAAAAGGTCGCGATTTTGGCTTCGCGTTTTAACCATTTGGTGAGCGATCGCTTAGTAGAGGGTGCGCTAGATAATTTCAAACGGCATGGGGGCAATTTAGCGCATTTGAGCGTGGTCAGAGTCCCCGGGGCTTATGAACTGCCCTTTGTGTTGGACAGACTCTTGTGCTCTAAAAATTATGATGGAGTGTGTGTATTAGGAGCAGTGATTAGAGGAGCAACCCCACATTTTGACTATGTGAGCGCGGAGGCCACTAAGGGCATTGCCAACACCACCTTAAAATACGGCTTGCCCGTGAGTTTTGGACTGCTTACCACTGATAGCATCGAACAAGCCTTAGAGCGTGCGGGCACTAAGGCGGGCAATAAGGGCTTTGAGGCGATGCAAACCTTGATCGAATTGCTTAATCTCTACCCTCAAATTTAA
- the nusB gene encoding transcription antitermination factor NusB, with product MATRSQVREAVVSLLYAYESGNEAMLKSAPDFFTQKKIKNAQQRFALDLLEGTLEHLPSLDNALTPLLKDWDLARIGSMERAILRLGAYEILHTPTNPVVVINEAIELSKNYGEDNAPKLINAILDALCKQKSH from the coding sequence ATGGCAACACGCAGTCAGGTTAGAGAGGCGGTGGTGAGCTTGCTGTATGCCTATGAAAGTGGGAACGAAGCCATGTTAAAGAGTGCGCCGGATTTTTTCACCCAAAAGAAAATCAAAAACGCCCAACAACGCTTCGCCCTAGACCTCTTGGAGGGCACGCTAGAACATTTACCATCTTTGGACAACGCGCTCACACCCCTTTTAAAAGACTGGGATTTGGCGCGCATAGGTTCTATGGAGCGTGCGATTTTGCGCTTAGGCGCGTATGAAATTTTGCACACCCCCACTAATCCGGTAGTAGTGATCAACGAGGCGATCGAACTCTCCAAAAACTATGGCGAAGACAACGCGCCCAAGCTCATCAACGCGATCTTGGACGCACTATGCAAACAAAAATCCCACTGA
- a CDS encoding MFS transporter has product MRHYLRIIILLAFSSFCLGVAEFIVSGILTQLSVYYGVSDSQVGNLATLYALGVVVGAPIVSVLISSFNYRNQLIFTLGLFSLSNAIMFVSSSLWVALVARFIGGLMHGLFFVIATIISIKVAPKSKTTMALSLMVSGLTIALVTGVPIGILVSKHYGLLAPFLLIACVSFLVALCALFVMPKLGSKQANFKNLWVAFGFAPVWQGFLVTAFSCGSMFVVYIYLRVLLEQHGFSPVSIANAYLFFGIAAIVGNLFGGKLADLRGFFASLSFLLTMQILALSAMSFSYYLPKWVLIANVMGFGFFGFACIAPLKMLCNHLARIFTPHTQNDTIALNEASFNVGITFASLAGGLVAHLNVNFNGLCAALFALSALSILSFGIKKASFHVK; this is encoded by the coding sequence ATGCGGCATTATCTGCGTATTATTATATTGTTGGCGTTTTCTAGCTTTTGCTTGGGGGTGGCAGAATTTATTGTCTCGGGGATTTTGACGCAACTTAGCGTGTATTATGGGGTGTCTGATAGCCAAGTGGGTAATCTAGCCACGCTTTATGCTTTAGGGGTGGTGGTGGGCGCACCCATTGTGAGCGTGCTCATCTCCTCTTTTAATTACAGAAACCAGCTCATTTTCACTCTTGGGCTTTTTTCTCTCTCTAATGCGATCATGTTTGTTAGTTCTAGCCTCTGGGTTGCGCTGGTGGCGCGCTTTATTGGGGGATTAATGCATGGGCTCTTTTTTGTGATCGCTACTATCATTAGTATCAAGGTTGCGCCCAAGTCCAAAACCACCATGGCGTTAAGCCTGATGGTCAGCGGGCTAACCATTGCGTTAGTTACGGGCGTGCCTATAGGCATTTTGGTCTCTAAGCATTATGGGCTCTTAGCCCCCTTTTTGTTGATTGCCTGTGTGAGCTTTTTAGTCGCCCTCTGCGCTCTATTTGTCATGCCTAAACTTGGTAGCAAACAAGCAAATTTTAAAAACCTATGGGTGGCTTTTGGTTTTGCGCCCGTGTGGCAGGGCTTTTTGGTAACCGCCTTTTCTTGTGGCTCGATGTTTGTGGTCTATATTTATTTGCGTGTGCTCCTAGAACAACATGGCTTTAGCCCAGTGAGCATTGCCAATGCGTATTTATTCTTTGGCATTGCCGCTATAGTAGGCAATCTCTTTGGGGGCAAATTAGCAGATTTAAGAGGCTTTTTTGCTTCTTTAAGCTTTTTGCTCACCATGCAGATTTTAGCCTTGAGCGCGATGAGTTTTAGCTACTACCTACCCAAGTGGGTTTTAATTGCCAATGTCATGGGCTTTGGCTTTTTTGGCTTTGCTTGCATCGCCCCGCTTAAAATGTTGTGCAACCATTTAGCCCGCATTTTTACCCCCCATACCCAAAATGACACCATCGCGCTCAATGAGGCTTCTTTTAATGTGGGGATCACCTTTGCCTCTTTAGCTGGTGGGTTGGTGGCGCATTTAAATGTCAATTTTAACGGGCTGTGCGCGGCTCTCTTTGCTTTAAGTGCCTTGAGTATCTTAAGTTTTGGCATTAAAAAGGCAAGTTTTCATGTAAAGTAG
- a CDS encoding ABC-F family ATP-binding cassette domain-containing protein — translation MLQATQVSMRYATKKLFENVNLKLDAHKRYGLIGANGAGKSTFLKILAGEIEPSSGEISIVSGLRLGVLGQDQYAFEEFSLKDAVLMGNKILYDALKEKEKLYAEADLSDDKVNARLAELEMICVQEDPLYECEVVVEKILEDLGIPASRHNDLMQSLPSSDKFKILLAQVLFPKPDILLLDEPTNNLDLNAIAWLEENLKRHEGTMVIISHDRHFLNAVCTHILDLDFNTLREFSGNYDDWYIASTLIAKQKEAERNKKLKEKEELERFIARFSANASKARQATSRQKQLEKLDIQSIEVSSRRDPSIVFKPHRTIGNEALECSQISKSYGDLVVLNKVSLKIAPKDKIALIGPNGVGKSTLCKILVEELAPDSGSIKWGATTQRGYFPQDVSESIQGEESLYQWLFNFNKKIESGEVRNALGRMLFSGAEQEKSVSALSGGEKHRMVLSKIMLERGNFLVLDEPTNHLDLEAIIALGEALYKFEGAVICVSHDRELISAYANRIIELLPTNKGAKVLDFKGSYEEYLDSKGD, via the coding sequence ATGTTACAAGCCACCCAAGTTAGCATGCGCTACGCCACTAAAAAGCTCTTTGAAAATGTCAATCTCAAATTAGACGCACACAAACGCTACGGACTCATTGGGGCAAATGGCGCGGGCAAGAGCACCTTTTTAAAGATTTTAGCTGGGGAAATTGAACCCAGTAGCGGAGAGATTAGTATAGTTTCAGGGCTAAGATTGGGGGTTTTAGGTCAAGATCAATACGCCTTTGAAGAGTTTAGCCTCAAAGACGCGGTTTTAATGGGCAATAAGATTCTCTATGACGCGCTCAAGGAAAAAGAAAAGCTTTATGCAGAAGCGGATTTGAGCGATGACAAGGTCAATGCCCGTTTGGCTGAGCTAGAGATGATCTGCGTGCAAGAAGACCCGCTGTATGAGTGCGAGGTGGTGGTAGAAAAAATCTTAGAAGATTTGGGGATTCCAGCCAGTCGCCACAATGACTTAATGCAAAGCCTGCCTAGTAGCGATAAATTTAAAATTCTGCTCGCCCAAGTGCTTTTCCCTAAGCCTGATATTTTGCTACTAGATGAACCCACTAACAACCTAGATTTAAACGCCATTGCATGGCTAGAAGAAAACTTGAAACGCCATGAGGGCACAATGGTAATTATCAGCCACGATCGCCACTTTTTAAACGCTGTTTGCACGCATATTTTAGATTTGGATTTCAACACTCTGCGGGAATTTAGCGGAAATTATGATGATTGGTATATCGCTTCCACTTTGATCGCCAAACAAAAGGAAGCCGAGCGCAATAAAAAACTCAAGGAAAAAGAGGAGCTAGAACGCTTTATCGCGCGCTTTTCAGCCAATGCGAGCAAGGCGCGCCAAGCCACTAGCCGTCAAAAGCAATTAGAAAAGCTAGATATCCAAAGCATTGAGGTTTCTAGCAGGCGCGATCCTAGCATTGTCTTTAAGCCCCACCGCACCATTGGGAATGAAGCCCTAGAGTGTAGCCAGATTTCTAAGTCTTATGGGGATTTGGTGGTGTTAAACAAGGTTAGTCTTAAAATCGCGCCTAAGGATAAGATCGCCCTCATTGGACCTAATGGGGTAGGCAAGAGCACGCTGTGTAAAATCTTGGTCGAGGAGTTGGCTCCAGATAGTGGGAGTATCAAATGGGGCGCGACCACGCAGAGGGGCTATTTCCCCCAAGATGTGAGCGAGAGCATTCAAGGGGAGGAGAGTCTGTATCAATGGCTTTTTAACTTCAATAAAAAGATTGAGAGTGGCGAGGTGCGTAATGCTTTAGGGCGCATGCTCTTTAGCGGGGCGGAGCAAGAAAAGAGTGTGAGCGCGCTGAGTGGTGGGGAAAAACACCGCATGGTTTTATCTAAGATCATGCTAGAGCGGGGTAATTTCTTGGTGCTCGATGAGCCCACTAACCACCTAGACCTAGAGGCGATCATCGCTTTAGGCGAGGCGCTGTATAAATTTGAAGGCGCGGTGATTTGTGTCAGTCACGATCGCGAACTCATTAGCGCGTATGCCAATCGCATCATTGAGCTACTACCTACCAACAAGGGCGCAAAAGTGTTAGATTTTAAGGGCAGTTATGAGGAGTATTTAGACAGCAAGGGGGATTGA